CCGCCCCTGCGACGCCCGCTACGGGTGGTCTGGCCTCCGGGCTGGGCAGCCTGCTGTCGCGCCTGTACCAGAAGCCGGCCGAACCGGCCCCCAGCCCGGCGGCGCCCAGTCAGGCGGTTGCGGCCGAAGCCACCCCGCCCACCCCGGTCGCCGAGCCCGTGCAGGACGTGACGCCCGCCGCGCCGGCCGAGGTGGCTGAACCCGCCGCGGCCCAGGCCGAACCGCAGGCGCCCGCCTGGAGTGATGGCCGTCAGGCCGGCGACGCCGCGTGGTCCCAGCCGGCCGAGCCGGAACCGGCCGCCGCCACGGCGGAACCCGAGGCCGAGCCGATGCCCGAGCCGACGGCCCCCGACACCATGCAGCCGGAAACCGACACCGCGCAGCCGGAGGTCGCAGAGCCCGAATCGGCGCAACCCGAAGTGCTGGAGCCCGAACCGGTCGCCGCCGAGGCCGAGCCGGTCCTGGCTGAACCGGAACAACACACGGACATGCCGGTCGACGCGGAGCGTCCTGCGCCCGAAGTCGAGCCGGAGCCGGTCATGGCCGAGCCGGAGCAGCCAGTCGACGCGCCCGCGCCGATGCCAGCCGCACCCGCCGGGAACGCCGTGTGGTTCGGCGCGTACCTGCGCCGTGACGCGAACGTGGCGGCCCTGCACGACCTGCGTGGTCAGGTGACGGCGGCGCTGTCGCGGGACCTGCCGCTGGCGCTGCTGGTGGCCCGCGCCGCCGCGCGTCACGCGGACAGCCTGGGGCTGGGCAGCGTGGCGGTGCACGCCGACGGTGGCGCCCAGGCGGTCGGCAGCGGCAGCCTGCGCGACGCGCTGGACGCCGGTGCGTTTACCGGCACGCCGGACCTGCTGGTCGTGGACGCCGGATCGATGGACCTGGATGACCTGCACTTCCCGCACACGACGACGCTCAGCGTGGGTCGCGTGCAGGATGGCCGCGCGGCGCTGACGCTGAACGGCGACGTGGACGCGGCGCGCGCGGCGCAGTTCCTGGCACAGGTGGCCGGGACGCTGGAGCAGCCGATCCTGCTGGTGCTGTAACCCCTCTGTCGGCCGCGCCTCTCCCCCCCAGGGAGGAGGCGCGGCCTTCTGTCGTGCTGCTGACCGTGTTGTGTCGCCGTGGGCGCGCGGCGCACAATGGCGGGCATGGTGACAGCGATCGTGATGGTGCAGGCCGAGCGGCAGCGCGTGCAGGAGACGGCCGAGGCGCTGGCGGGCGTCCCGAGTGTCCGCGAGGTGTACTCGGTGACGGGCGAATGGGACATCGTGGCGATCCTGAAACTGACGCGCTACGAGGATCTAGACGACGTGGTGACCGGGCACCTACGCAAGGTCGAGGGCATCACGCGCACGCAGACGATGCTGGCGTTCCGGACGTACAACGATTCCCTGCTGGATCAGGGGTTCGGGGTGGGCCTGGACGAGTCGCAGCAGCGTTGAACGGCGGATGAGCGTCGTTTAAGAAACCTTCACGCGCTGGTTGATGCGTGGGGTTTTGTGACCTGTCCCACCTGAGCCCGGGGGGCGGGCGGGTACGTTGCACGCATGCGAAACCAACTGAAGCGCGCGGCCCTGCTGGGCGCGAC
This DNA window, taken from Deinococcus sedimenti, encodes the following:
- a CDS encoding E3 binding domain-containing protein, with translation MDRIAPLAKILAEANGIDWQKLQGSGAGGQIVEQDILNYLSRVMSGEEDPPSTPVDLPPPDWNGEEVPTADMLGRAGMSADMLSRAGVDTDLTAFVEQTRAAVPTPPAESLDDDMEFELEDEPEQEPTPAPAPEPMHEPAPVAPSFTMPAAAAPEPVAPPVELPVTPEPAPTPAPAASWNWGTPAASPTDTPAAPVSERDPEPVAAAPEPVAAPAEPTPTPPAPATPATGGLASGLGSLLSRLYQKPAEPAPSPAAPSQAVAAEATPPTPVAEPVQDVTPAAPAEVAEPAAAQAEPQAPAWSDGRQAGDAAWSQPAEPEPAAATAEPEAEPMPEPTAPDTMQPETDTAQPEVAEPESAQPEVLEPEPVAAEAEPVLAEPEQHTDMPVDAERPAPEVEPEPVMAEPEQPVDAPAPMPAAPAGNAVWFGAYLRRDANVAALHDLRGQVTAALSRDLPLALLVARAAARHADSLGLGSVAVHADGGAQAVGSGSLRDALDAGAFTGTPDLLVVDAGSMDLDDLHFPHTTTLSVGRVQDGRAALTLNGDVDAARAAQFLAQVAGTLEQPILLVL
- a CDS encoding Lrp/AsnC family transcriptional regulator, giving the protein MVTAIVMVQAERQRVQETAEALAGVPSVREVYSVTGEWDIVAILKLTRYEDLDDVVTGHLRKVEGITRTQTMLAFRTYNDSLLDQGFGVGLDESQQR